In a genomic window of Penaeus chinensis breed Huanghai No. 1 chromosome 30, ASM1920278v2, whole genome shotgun sequence:
- the LOC125041230 gene encoding zinc finger protein 513-like, which translates to MLQVYKRDTARYMEKTPSTSHILYQYSQCDFSATDANELKKHILKHKILGGVRKRPQAEKLGRRPKRKEKSQCSQVAQVFILKSNLNSHLLTHHPELQSHHIDIQTHHPDDQALLSDDQSHHSDVFPLLSRQYSMLLVVGKYMLCHPTLLTCMSVEEKAKVELDSDGERTRWGGDAVRTKKNTGKMHRCSYCNYVTNKTTNLIRHIHTHTGEKPFSCPYCPYRATQENNIKSHIRTHTGEKPYKCPHCPYCSSQKSSLRNHILTHQNYITQRCQSPLLTHCMLMVMSVCMDCMQLCNYDFSGNSDFSTLGPAVPVLPGCGPHIAGEGGPCVGIQDGNLRLPQNSYGSHAKGTQPFLVQVHPGDKPFDCPHCSYSSATRDYLKIHIRTHTGEKPFPCPHCSFRAAQKNNLNRHLRIHTGEKPYACNICPYRSSQKNNLKSHLLTHRSQSDVENIM; encoded by the exons atgttgCAAGTTTACAAGCGTGATACAGCAAGATACATGGAAAAG ACACCTTCTACTAGCCACATTTTATACCAGTATTCCCAGTGTGACTTCAGCGCAACTGATGCTAATGAGCTTAAGAAACATATTTTGAAACACAAAATTTTAG GTGGTGTCCGAAAAAGGCCTCAAGCGGAGAAGTTGGGGAGGCGACccaagaggaaggaaaaatctCAATGCTCGCAAGTTGCACAAGTGTTCATATT GAAGTCCAACCTCAACAGCCACTTGTTAACCCATCATCCTGAACTACAGTCTCATCACATTGACATTCAGACTCATCATCCAGATGATCAGGCACTCCTTTCAGATGATCAGAGCCATCATTCAGAT gtattccctctcctctcaagaCAGTATTCCATGTTGCTGGTGGTTGGGAAATATATGTTATGTCACCCTACATTGCTAACAT GTATGAGTGTGG AGGAAAAGGCAAAG GTGGAGTTGGATAGTGACGGTGAGAGGACAAGGTGGGGAGGAGACGCAGTAAGAACGAAGAAAAACACAGGGAAGATGCATAGATGTTCATACTGCAACTACGTCACTAATAAGACCACAAATCTGATAAGGCATATCCACACTCACACTGGAGAGAAACCCTTTTCTTGTCCATACTGTCCTTACCGAGCAACTCAGGAAAACAACATTAAGTCCCACATCCGCACGCACACAGGAGAAAAGCCTTATAAGTGTCCACACTGTCCATATTGTTCATCACAGAAGTCTTCCTTGAGGAATCATATCCTTACTCATCAAAA TTACATTACTCAACGTTGCCAATCACCACTTTTAACACAT TGTATGCTGATGGTCATGTCTGTTTGTATGGACTGTATGCAGTTGTGTAATTATGACTTCTCAGGAAACTCTGATTTCAGTACTTTAGGTCCAGCTGTACCT GTGCTCCCGGGTTGTGGTCCCCATATAGCAGGAGAGGGAGGACCCTGTGTGGGGATACAGGATGGCAACCTCAGACTACCCCAGAATTCCTATGGTTCTCATGCCAAAGGCACGCAGCCCTTTCTGGTGCAGGTTCATCCGGGAGACAAGCCTTTTGACTGTCCACATTGTTCCTACAGTTCTGCCACTAGGGACTACTTGAAgattcatatacgcacacacacaggagagaagCCTTTCCCATGCCCTCACTGCAGTTTCAGAGCTGCCCAGAAAAATAACCTGAATAGGCATCTGCGCATTCATACAGGAGAAAAACCCTATGCTTGCAATATCTGTCCATATAGGTCGTCCCAGAAAAATAATTTGAAGAGTCATTTACTAACACATAGATCTCAGAGTGATGTGGAAAATATTATGTGA